The following are encoded together in the Capsulimonas corticalis genome:
- a CDS encoding substrate-binding domain-containing protein, translating into MLIALPEPPTAIVAGDAASAFQAIEGLGNLGKRVPEDMSVVGFDDCPAAANFPGLTTVRQPAEEVGQLAGQFVSRLLEGAPASECRVTLPVELIIRASTASPRSE; encoded by the coding sequence ATGCTGATCGCGCTGCCGGAGCCGCCGACCGCGATTGTCGCCGGCGACGCCGCCTCGGCGTTCCAGGCAATCGAAGGGCTGGGCAACTTAGGAAAGCGCGTTCCTGAAGACATGTCGGTGGTGGGGTTCGACGACTGTCCGGCCGCAGCAAATTTCCCGGGCCTGACAACCGTACGTCAGCCGGCGGAGGAAGTCGGACAACTGGCGGGGCAGTTCGTCAGCCGCCTTCTGGAAGGAGCGCCGGCCTCCGAATGCCGCGTCACGCTCCCCGTCGAACTCATCATCCGCGCCAGCACCGCATCGCCGCGCTCCGAGTAA
- a CDS encoding prepilin-type N-terminal cleavage/methylation domain-containing protein → MKPQAFTRTELLIALAVVALLGAILFPVIQIRKNGQLLASCESRERQISSALSQYVQDNDQTYPWSYNMAEGAQNWHVLILPYAKGSTKPGADFTCPSANTSAFSYSANGQVICLLDQEHKTPSRGCYGSVVKTSRVANPRETVLLADALLGAAPDSTLQPPARRSAGEFAYPHPASVKDHTDDKGWEPDWFGIPYNNHQISWRHSGGANVLYCDGHSKYTKPGDLKDANWDVRCWYGQACEGSPNSPVYPAPDGTCGGQSPIDCQ, encoded by the coding sequence ATGAAACCACAGGCGTTTACTCGCACCGAATTGCTGATTGCGCTGGCGGTGGTCGCCTTGCTCGGAGCCATTCTCTTTCCGGTCATCCAGATCCGCAAGAATGGGCAATTGCTGGCTTCCTGCGAGTCGCGGGAGCGCCAAATCTCGTCCGCGCTCAGCCAGTACGTTCAGGACAACGATCAAACCTATCCCTGGTCTTACAATATGGCGGAAGGTGCGCAGAACTGGCATGTGCTGATTCTTCCCTATGCAAAAGGATCGACGAAGCCGGGCGCCGACTTTACCTGTCCCTCCGCGAACACCTCCGCGTTCAGCTACTCCGCAAACGGCCAGGTGATCTGCCTGCTCGATCAAGAGCACAAAACGCCGTCGCGTGGATGCTACGGCAGTGTGGTCAAAACCTCGCGCGTCGCCAACCCGCGCGAAACAGTGTTGCTAGCCGACGCCTTATTGGGCGCCGCTCCGGACTCCACCCTCCAGCCGCCCGCCCGCCGCTCCGCTGGCGAGTTCGCCTATCCGCATCCAGCGAGCGTCAAGGACCATACGGACGACAAAGGGTGGGAGCCGGATTGGTTTGGCATTCCCTACAACAACCATCAGATCAGCTGGCGGCACAGCGGCGGCGCCAACGTCCTCTATTGCGACGGCCATTCGAAATACACAAAGCCCGGCGATCTGAAAGACGCGAATTGGGATGTGCGCTGCTGGTACGGCCAGGCCTGCGAGGGCAGTCCGAACTCGCCTGTGTATCCGGCGCCGGACGGGACATGTGGGGGGCAGTCGCCGATTGACTGCCAATAG
- a CDS encoding DUF1573 domain-containing protein codes for MRISIVALIAVSVLVGVGVASKVRGSETPNVSVLGGLVYDAGRTPAGHPLTHVYRLNNPHSFPVGLSIVTTGCECTTAQASAAVIPAHGKADVTLRVKLEDTNNISAGACFATTHGGQRVETWLLLTGQIDRGAIRAEVR; via the coding sequence ATGCGAATCTCGATTGTTGCGCTTATCGCCGTTTCCGTGCTTGTCGGCGTGGGCGTCGCCTCAAAAGTGCGCGGCTCTGAAACGCCGAATGTTAGCGTTCTGGGAGGATTGGTGTACGATGCGGGGAGAACGCCCGCCGGCCACCCATTGACGCATGTTTATCGATTGAACAATCCACACTCCTTTCCTGTTGGCCTTTCGATCGTGACAACCGGGTGTGAATGCACCACCGCACAGGCTTCCGCCGCCGTGATTCCCGCTCATGGCAAAGCCGATGTGACCTTGCGTGTCAAACTCGAAGACACAAACAATATTTCCGCCGGCGCATGTTTCGCCACCACTCACGGCGGTCAGCGAGTGGAAACGTGGCTGCTGCTGACCGGTCAGATCGATCGAGGGGCCATTCGCGCAGAAGTGAGGTAG
- a CDS encoding DUF3466 family protein: protein MKNYRLSQWLTVLVVIAIPAFILLPVVRRHKNDERAAICPSNLQILGKALAMYLADNDQAYPPAYSACFGNDRAAHRAAWTSYLDPYVSAKIDGGAGWVISTGWSILENAPGDASKQNVSAASGPWRCPNDADDAVLSYGLNPMVSGAYKQWNCGSEDHEPEWQDSLKTSDVQNPGQIVWGGDTNRYWDPTKNKYTAVFPEWPRKTDLYLRNLTKPQLVEWYRSFLSKDFTDIKDQCSYPLAWGCRAPSYRHDRSVGNPGAAAMLFCDGHVRAVPFGKLSVENIFPDLASVDQNASAPSPVQYPYRIVDLGFAFHAGAVNNDGLVVGGTQGHVFAFQGGKQMDLKRPSIANSATAYAVNSAGEIAGNFASTEASGAGDSDHQYGFIWRGGKYQNLQYPEGYDGFLLRGINRKGQAVGRAYRGSSAAFDGSSRAFLWENGKFRDLGIPTDCISSAAYAINDQGQVVGSAVTRDNHTHAIAWRNGSITDLGTLPGGSLSAAYGINDQGQIVGDSNTGKGDVRGMHPVLWENGKIVDLGLPVNCRSCVASAISNSGLVATLLSDLDGVPMAVGIWDKKNGMRSSTALTPPDSGFLLRDVYSINDKGQCVCRAFYGNDTNRMALLTPVQTYAAQCAANGVRWP from the coding sequence ATGAAAAATTATCGATTATCACAATGGCTGACTGTGCTGGTTGTCATTGCAATTCCTGCATTTATCCTGTTGCCGGTAGTGCGGCGGCATAAAAACGATGAGCGTGCGGCGATCTGCCCTTCAAACTTGCAAATTCTCGGCAAGGCGCTTGCGATGTATCTTGCCGACAACGATCAGGCGTATCCGCCGGCGTATTCGGCGTGTTTCGGCAATGATCGCGCGGCGCACCGGGCCGCCTGGACATCCTATCTGGATCCCTATGTCTCCGCAAAAATCGATGGCGGCGCGGGATGGGTGATCAGCACCGGCTGGTCGATATTGGAGAATGCTCCGGGGGATGCGTCGAAGCAAAACGTCTCGGCGGCGTCTGGCCCCTGGCGATGCCCGAACGATGCGGACGACGCCGTGCTGAGCTACGGATTGAACCCAATGGTGAGCGGGGCGTATAAGCAATGGAACTGCGGTTCCGAGGATCATGAGCCCGAATGGCAGGATTCACTGAAAACGAGCGATGTGCAAAATCCCGGCCAAATCGTCTGGGGCGGCGATACGAATCGCTATTGGGATCCGACGAAAAACAAATACACCGCTGTTTTCCCGGAATGGCCGCGCAAGACGGATCTTTATTTGCGAAATCTGACGAAGCCGCAACTGGTGGAATGGTACCGAAGCTTCTTATCGAAAGACTTTACAGACATCAAAGATCAGTGCTCGTATCCGCTGGCCTGGGGATGTCGCGCGCCTTCCTACCGGCACGATCGCAGCGTCGGCAATCCCGGCGCCGCCGCGATGCTGTTCTGTGACGGGCATGTGCGGGCAGTTCCGTTTGGAAAGCTTTCGGTCGAGAACATCTTCCCGGATCTGGCTTCGGTAGACCAAAATGCGTCTGCGCCCTCTCCAGTCCAGTATCCCTATCGCATCGTCGATCTTGGCTTTGCGTTCCATGCGGGGGCAGTCAACAATGACGGGCTGGTGGTGGGAGGGACTCAGGGGCATGTCTTCGCCTTCCAGGGCGGAAAACAGATGGATCTGAAGAGGCCGAGTATCGCCAACAGTGCGACGGCTTACGCCGTGAACTCCGCGGGTGAGATTGCAGGAAACTTCGCGTCAACCGAGGCGTCTGGCGCGGGCGATTCCGACCATCAATACGGCTTTATCTGGCGCGGCGGCAAATACCAGAATCTTCAATATCCGGAAGGCTATGACGGGTTTCTGTTGCGCGGCATCAATCGCAAGGGGCAAGCGGTGGGGCGCGCTTATCGCGGATCATCGGCGGCGTTCGATGGCTCGTCACGCGCATTTCTCTGGGAGAACGGGAAATTCCGAGATTTGGGAATTCCGACAGATTGCATCTCCAGCGCCGCCTACGCCATCAATGACCAGGGGCAAGTGGTCGGGAGCGCCGTGACGCGCGACAACCACACGCATGCGATTGCCTGGCGAAACGGATCGATCACCGATCTTGGAACCCTTCCCGGCGGCAGTCTGAGCGCCGCCTATGGAATCAACGATCAAGGTCAGATCGTGGGGGATTCCAATACGGGAAAGGGAGATGTGCGCGGCATGCATCCGGTTCTCTGGGAGAATGGAAAGATCGTCGATCTTGGATTGCCGGTAAATTGCCGGTCTTGCGTGGCCAGCGCCATCAGCAACTCGGGTCTTGTGGCGACGCTTTTGTCGGATCTGGATGGAGTTCCCATGGCCGTCGGGATCTGGGACAAGAAGAACGGGATGAGAAGCTCGACAGCGCTTACACCCCCTGACAGCGGCTTCCTGCTCCGCGATGTGTACAGCATCAACGACAAAGGCCAGTGCGTCTGTCGCGCGTTCTATGGGAACGACACAAACCGCATGGCGTTGCTCACGCCTGTGCAAACTTACGCCGCGCAATGTGCGGCCAACGGCGTCCGATGGCCGTGA
- a CDS encoding prepilin-type N-terminal cleavage/methylation domain-containing protein, whose product MRKLYLSFLNVFEAELCLTGSNFVSIGKLSFLIRETKFFCRCFGLLAFVDKEINIVISATIAIFRDDLFSAWEYEQFMRYRAFTLIELLVVIAVIAIIAAILFPVFAKAREKARQISCLSNTRQLSMAIMQYVEDNDETYPWSLSTAQGSFQWGDLVDPYIKGYSVPSGVFSCPDASTPAQSYSTNSEVIGLLDIDSRSARGGYYNSVVALSQVNDTSDIVLLGDGLIGRDVDDFRLVPGRRAADEFAYPHPANNKDHTPDGGWEDAWLGYSDNDHQVSWRHTNGANFGFCDGHSKFYLRGRLKDENWDVRCHYGAVCDGASGALVYPPPDGSCGDQSPVDCQ is encoded by the coding sequence TTGCGTAAGCTGTATCTTTCTTTCCTGAACGTTTTCGAGGCGGAGCTGTGTCTCACTGGCTCGAATTTTGTCTCCATTGGAAAACTTAGTTTCTTAATTCGAGAAACTAAGTTCTTTTGTCGCTGTTTCGGCCTGTTGGCGTTTGTCGATAAAGAAATTAATATCGTTATCTCTGCAACGATAGCAATCTTTCGTGATGATCTATTTTCTGCCTGGGAGTATGAGCAATTCATGCGATATAGAGCCTTTACCTTAATAGAATTGCTCGTTGTGATCGCTGTGATTGCGATTATTGCCGCAATTTTATTTCCCGTCTTCGCGAAAGCCCGAGAAAAAGCCCGCCAGATATCGTGCCTTTCGAACACCCGCCAATTATCCATGGCGATCATGCAGTATGTCGAGGATAACGATGAGACGTACCCGTGGTCGCTTTCTACGGCGCAAGGCAGCTTTCAATGGGGCGATCTCGTTGATCCATATATTAAAGGTTACAGTGTCCCTTCCGGCGTTTTTAGCTGTCCTGACGCCAGCACTCCGGCTCAATCCTACAGCACAAATAGTGAGGTGATTGGCTTGCTGGACATTGATTCTCGGAGCGCCCGAGGAGGATATTACAATTCTGTGGTCGCGCTGTCCCAAGTAAATGACACGAGCGACATTGTGTTGTTGGGAGATGGCCTTATCGGGCGTGACGTGGATGATTTTCGACTTGTTCCTGGGCGACGGGCGGCGGATGAATTCGCCTACCCGCATCCTGCGAATAACAAAGACCATACGCCCGATGGCGGCTGGGAAGACGCCTGGCTTGGGTATTCCGACAACGACCATCAAGTATCCTGGCGCCATACCAACGGCGCCAACTTCGGATTCTGCGATGGACATTCCAAATTCTATCTGCGCGGTCGACTCAAAGATGAAAACTGGGATGTGCGCTGTCACTACGGCGCTGTATGCGACGGAGCATCAGGCGCACTGGTGTATCCTCCGCCAGATGGATCGTGCGGAGATCAGTCACCAGTCGATTGTCAGTAA
- a CDS encoding phytanoyl-CoA dioxygenase family protein, with amino-acid sequence MPIVSESPTPLVTAEHLRQFEEKGFFVLEGVIPQAHLEMMRTACVDLIDQIDERADEAGKPRTTKYFFSVWDEPQGANPVKDAARARVKEFVFSDLMARITQSLLGDDVYLSYEQFVVKAAEKGGTFAWHQDSAYVPFAHDPYLTCWCTLDDVTEENGTVYMLPYDRAGTRDLVPHTKLEDDFDLVGYRGDDPGDAVIAPAGSIALFSSHVLHRSGPNTTTRRRRIYLPQYSSAPLLDSAGKPLYIAEPFLKDGKRVQ; translated from the coding sequence ATGCCTATCGTGAGTGAATCGCCGACTCCGCTGGTGACCGCCGAGCACCTGCGTCAGTTTGAGGAAAAGGGGTTTTTCGTGCTGGAGGGCGTCATTCCCCAGGCGCATCTGGAGATGATGCGAACCGCCTGCGTCGATCTGATCGATCAGATCGACGAGCGGGCCGACGAGGCGGGCAAGCCGCGCACCACCAAATACTTCTTTTCGGTGTGGGACGAGCCCCAGGGCGCCAACCCCGTGAAGGACGCCGCTCGCGCGCGGGTCAAGGAGTTCGTCTTCAGCGATCTGATGGCGCGGATCACCCAGTCGCTGCTGGGCGACGATGTGTATCTGTCCTACGAGCAGTTCGTCGTCAAGGCCGCCGAAAAGGGCGGTACGTTCGCCTGGCACCAGGATTCGGCGTATGTCCCTTTTGCGCACGATCCGTATCTGACCTGCTGGTGTACGCTCGACGACGTGACGGAGGAAAACGGCACGGTGTATATGCTGCCCTATGACCGCGCCGGAACGCGTGACTTGGTTCCGCATACGAAGCTGGAGGACGACTTCGATCTGGTCGGTTATCGGGGCGACGATCCCGGCGACGCCGTCATTGCGCCCGCCGGCAGCATCGCCCTGTTCAGCAGCCACGTGCTCCATCGCAGCGGACCGAACACGACGACGCGCCGCCGCCGGATCTATCTGCCGCAATACTCCTCGGCGCCGCTTCTCGATTCCGCCGGCAAGCCGTTGTACATCGCCGAACCGTTTCTGAAGGACGGCAAGCGCGTCCAGTAG
- a CDS encoding ubiquitin carboxyl-terminal hydrolase 14 yields MPQKCTHLDQIKDVEPKTPQGCEECLESGDSWVHLRLCLECGHVGCCDSSKNKHATKHFHATQHPIMQSFQPGEDWRWCYVDEIEV; encoded by the coding sequence ATGCCGCAAAAATGTACACACCTGGACCAGATCAAAGACGTAGAGCCTAAAACGCCGCAGGGCTGCGAGGAGTGCCTGGAGTCCGGCGATTCGTGGGTCCACCTGAGACTTTGCCTGGAGTGCGGCCACGTCGGCTGCTGCGATTCGTCCAAAAACAAGCATGCGACGAAGCACTTCCATGCGACCCAGCACCCCATCATGCAATCGTTCCAGCCCGGCGAAGACTGGCGCTGGTGCTACGTGGATGAGATCGAAGTCTGA
- a CDS encoding transglycosylase domain-containing protein — translation MRQAPTALFELAYLSWLILTLKDWFWSSASPFPYCPAMGLTAGVAISLVVYSCTPTIGNSAFRLLARIFPDGTRTSFALRSRVLAVIAALLALFSGILVIRALTPLPALGNSADAWLGKGLGTDTSPAQPWGALLVAEQGWGIVFALGALTGICVWMSLIASVKLLRSSEVPQEPLRMVSRIIALAVICCLFLHPWERYACLTCSSVIGTWIFALTAAWIGGLHLPGLALPSAPMQARRRSWAVRLWAGGAAAVCAVALVLQIPLDGAVAHYSGSGIPERRSEFCSLASISPVMQDATIAMEDHAFYQHHGFDWAAMHHALRMDLRDGRIEEGGSTITQQLAKNLFLSNDRTVWRKIEEAAYAWELERMLPKPRILELYLNTIDYGMGQHGVTAAARYYFHKTPDKLTLTESAILVGIVPDPMHQQVDSQRILDGRQTALGRMRYFFPHRYSQAEVDRAAGDPLDRVLYPDKDAWDRGATYEIPDDWHGVKFYLFADPQQPLPIDRAALCLKERLAGFLEDARQNLHVTGIDHLGVYNDRTMRQSATATSAHAFGQAIDISGFRFADGSRVSVKDHGNPRVMARLAPLEAMLRRHFDIVVDWNDDPKRHQTHFHTEVKGPRPTAPRPYDDASPGTTRATGD, via the coding sequence ATGCGCCAAGCGCCGACGGCGCTTTTTGAGCTCGCTTATCTGTCCTGGCTGATATTGACGCTGAAGGACTGGTTTTGGTCAAGCGCCTCCCCGTTTCCTTATTGCCCGGCCATGGGACTCACGGCCGGCGTCGCGATATCGCTCGTTGTCTATTCCTGCACCCCCACAATTGGGAACAGCGCTTTCCGTTTGCTTGCTCGAATCTTTCCCGATGGGACGAGAACGTCGTTCGCACTGCGTTCTCGCGTGTTGGCCGTGATTGCCGCATTGCTCGCATTGTTTTCCGGCATTCTGGTCATTCGAGCGTTGACGCCTCTTCCCGCGCTGGGCAACTCCGCAGACGCATGGCTGGGAAAAGGACTGGGAACGGACACTTCGCCGGCGCAGCCTTGGGGCGCCTTGCTCGTCGCGGAACAAGGGTGGGGAATTGTCTTTGCTTTGGGGGCGCTTACGGGCATCTGTGTCTGGATGAGCCTGATTGCCTCGGTCAAGTTGCTGCGCTCGTCCGAGGTCCCGCAAGAGCCGCTGCGTATGGTCTCTCGCATCATCGCTCTGGCCGTGATCTGCTGTCTCTTTCTGCACCCTTGGGAGAGATATGCTTGTTTGACATGCAGCTCCGTGATCGGAACATGGATATTTGCGCTAACAGCAGCATGGATCGGCGGTTTGCATCTTCCTGGTCTGGCATTGCCTTCGGCGCCCATGCAAGCACGGCGCCGGTCATGGGCGGTGCGCTTATGGGCGGGAGGCGCTGCCGCAGTCTGCGCAGTGGCTCTCGTGCTTCAAATTCCATTGGACGGCGCGGTCGCTCACTACAGCGGCTCTGGGATTCCCGAAAGGCGAAGCGAATTTTGTTCACTTGCATCGATATCGCCTGTCATGCAGGACGCCACGATCGCCATGGAGGATCACGCCTTCTACCAACACCATGGATTCGATTGGGCTGCGATGCACCACGCCCTGCGAATGGACCTCCGCGATGGCCGGATCGAAGAAGGGGGCAGCACGATTACCCAGCAGCTTGCCAAGAACCTCTTTCTCAGCAACGATCGGACTGTGTGGCGCAAGATCGAGGAGGCTGCGTATGCCTGGGAGCTGGAGCGCATGTTGCCGAAGCCGCGCATCTTGGAGCTGTATTTGAATACGATCGATTATGGAATGGGGCAGCATGGCGTGACGGCGGCGGCGCGTTATTATTTCCACAAGACGCCGGACAAATTGACGCTAACGGAGAGCGCGATTCTTGTCGGAATCGTTCCGGATCCGATGCATCAGCAGGTCGATTCGCAGCGGATACTGGATGGCCGGCAGACGGCGTTGGGGCGTATGCGTTACTTCTTCCCTCACCGATATTCCCAGGCAGAGGTCGATCGCGCTGCCGGAGATCCGCTCGATCGAGTGCTCTATCCTGACAAAGACGCCTGGGATCGGGGAGCGACATATGAAATCCCGGACGACTGGCATGGGGTGAAATTCTATTTATTCGCCGATCCCCAGCAGCCTTTGCCGATTGATCGGGCGGCGCTGTGTCTTAAGGAGCGTCTGGCCGGATTTTTAGAGGATGCCCGACAAAACCTGCATGTCACGGGGATCGACCATCTGGGCGTCTACAACGACCGAACGATGCGGCAATCGGCGACGGCGACTTCCGCGCATGCGTTCGGTCAGGCAATCGATATCTCCGGATTTCGATTTGCCGACGGCTCCCGCGTCAGTGTGAAGGATCATGGCAACCCGCGCGTGATGGCGCGCCTTGCGCCGCTGGAAGCAATGCTCCGGCGTCACTTTGACATCGTCGTCGATTGGAACGACGATCCAAAGCGCCACCAGACTCACTTTCATACTGAAGTCAAAGGACCGCGTCCCACCGCGCCTCGCCCATATGACGACGCCTCGCCTGGAACGACAAGGGCGACGGGGGATTAA
- a CDS encoding O-antigen ligase family protein, whose protein sequence is MQDLRPINRSLFDGIGAAVVLWAMSYLLFPMPYPYSGYDAVLLATSSDLQAPTSARCSCLVIAVIYGVVFIFGWSRRWRPLSLTIVGAAFTTLISTYLFGFQHYDCGVLIAFSLTLMLLCSVLTAERRALVFYMLALLLCMQAIVAVVLYYFPGFSNQKPFQTPGFGLRASAFFLGPNPLYPIVVLGATIALAREIIVVITLRKEKRVQTSFNVVDVLWRVMLSACLMATILTYSRAAWIAIAFVSVAVGSWGVTIIGKDRWFQNIHSLRFCLYIGLGIGLAIGSGFVRTHGNLPIPRHDRAVAGRVRIWRESVNFLQKEHVAAILFGNGPGAAELLDMGEKQSTDVKNWVLNTLMSYGLLGFAIYACAYIVFVISLIRSFQGHLHNRRNGDLSRQNRMDLEMTLGAMMMSCAVLIMGLFDSPILSTPDRIPATAAYLALAGVAIPRRSASTLRQV, encoded by the coding sequence ATGCAAGACCTTCGGCCGATCAATCGCTCCTTATTCGACGGTATCGGAGCGGCTGTGGTTTTGTGGGCGATGAGCTATTTGCTTTTTCCGATGCCGTATCCCTATTCTGGGTACGACGCCGTCCTTTTGGCGACTAGCTCTGATTTACAGGCTCCGACAAGCGCTCGTTGTTCTTGTTTGGTCATCGCGGTGATCTACGGAGTGGTATTCATTTTCGGCTGGTCGCGTCGATGGCGACCGTTATCGCTAACAATTGTCGGAGCAGCATTCACGACCCTGATAAGCACATATTTGTTTGGGTTTCAGCACTATGATTGTGGTGTGCTCATCGCTTTCAGCTTGACGTTGATGCTTCTTTGCAGCGTACTTACTGCGGAGCGGCGGGCGCTCGTATTTTATATGTTGGCGCTCTTGTTGTGCATGCAAGCCATCGTCGCTGTGGTTTTATACTACTTTCCAGGCTTCTCCAATCAGAAGCCATTTCAAACTCCGGGGTTTGGATTGCGCGCCTCCGCATTCTTTTTAGGACCCAACCCTCTTTATCCAATCGTTGTGCTTGGAGCGACCATCGCGCTTGCGCGGGAAATCATCGTGGTAATAACGCTGAGAAAAGAGAAGCGCGTTCAGACATCGTTCAATGTTGTCGATGTTTTATGGAGGGTAATGCTGTCGGCATGCCTCATGGCGACCATCCTGACATATTCCCGAGCTGCTTGGATCGCCATTGCGTTTGTCTCCGTGGCAGTAGGGAGTTGGGGGGTAACGATTATTGGAAAAGATCGGTGGTTTCAAAATATCCATTCTCTACGATTTTGCCTCTACATTGGACTGGGTATCGGGCTTGCAATCGGATCTGGATTTGTGCGTACCCATGGAAATTTGCCGATTCCACGGCACGACCGCGCTGTGGCCGGCCGAGTTCGAATATGGCGAGAAAGTGTGAATTTTCTTCAAAAAGAGCATGTCGCCGCAATATTATTTGGAAATGGACCAGGAGCGGCGGAGTTGCTAGACATGGGCGAAAAACAATCCACGGACGTCAAGAACTGGGTCCTCAATACCCTTATGAGCTATGGACTTCTTGGATTCGCCATTTACGCATGCGCATACATTGTGTTCGTCATATCTCTGATAAGATCATTTCAAGGCCATTTGCATAATCGGCGCAATGGGGATTTGAGTCGGCAGAACCGAATGGATCTTGAAATGACGCTGGGCGCCATGATGATGTCCTGCGCTGTTTTGATCATGGGGCTGTTTGATTCGCCGATTTTGAGCACTCCTGATCGGATTCCCGCCACGGCGGCGTATCTCGCGCTGGCTGGCGTTGCGATTCCCCGCAGGTCCGCTTCCACATTGAGGCAAGTATAG
- a CDS encoding FMN-dependent NADH-azoreductase translates to MRKLLHVDSSPRVERSHTRRLSAEFVESWRDSHPETNIVYRDIGRNPIPHVTEEWIGAAFTPTNQRTSAQLDTLALSDRLVDELLEADVYVMGIPMYNFGVSSGFKAYIDQIVRIGRTFLFEPQDPGAIYKPLLTGKTLYVITASGDSGYEPGGVNARINHLAPYLHTVFQFIGVTDISVISVGSDEFGGERLQDSLARARKAIAEISAR, encoded by the coding sequence ATGAGGAAATTATTGCACGTAGACTCCAGCCCGCGCGTGGAGCGATCGCATACTCGCCGGCTGAGCGCGGAGTTTGTCGAATCCTGGCGAGACTCACACCCCGAGACGAACATCGTCTACCGGGATATCGGGCGAAATCCGATTCCGCATGTCACCGAGGAATGGATAGGGGCCGCCTTCACTCCCACGAATCAGCGTACGAGCGCCCAGCTCGACACGCTTGCGCTAAGCGATCGGTTGGTGGACGAACTACTGGAGGCGGATGTCTATGTGATGGGCATTCCCATGTACAACTTCGGCGTGTCAAGCGGCTTCAAAGCCTACATCGATCAGATCGTCCGAATAGGCCGCACGTTTCTCTTCGAGCCGCAAGACCCAGGCGCAATCTACAAACCGCTTCTGACGGGGAAGACGCTATATGTGATTACCGCCAGCGGCGATTCCGGATATGAACCAGGCGGCGTGAACGCCCGCATCAATCATCTGGCTCCATATCTTCACACCGTGTTCCAATTTATCGGAGTGACGGATATTTCGGTCATTAGCGTCGGCAGCGATGAGTTTGGAGGGGAGAGGCTTCAGGATTCGCTGGCGCGGGCGCGCAAGGCGATCGCCGAAATATCGGCGCGTTAG
- a CDS encoding winged helix-turn-helix transcriptional regulator: MPADLISAMRDECPLEAGLHIIGGRWKGAILYCLTGGSRRYNELRRLMPQVTQRMMTLQLRELEASGVVHREVFPSVPPCVEYSLTELGRSLEPALMSLRDWGERYQQMTSDRRQP, from the coding sequence ATGCCCGCAGATCTGATCAGCGCCATGCGCGACGAGTGCCCTCTGGAGGCCGGTCTTCATATCATTGGGGGGCGGTGGAAGGGCGCGATTTTATACTGCTTGACCGGTGGGAGCCGTCGCTACAACGAGCTTCGGCGGTTGATGCCGCAGGTGACCCAGCGAATGATGACCCTTCAGCTCCGTGAACTGGAGGCCTCCGGCGTGGTGCATCGTGAGGTGTTTCCCAGCGTCCCGCCGTGCGTGGAATACAGTCTGACGGAATTGGGGCGAAGCCTGGAGCCTGCCTTGATGAGCTTGCGCGATTGGGGAGAACGCTATCAGCAAATGACAAGCGACCGGCGCCAGCCCTAA